In Nitrospiraceae bacterium, one DNA window encodes the following:
- a CDS encoding response regulator, protein MKTVLVIEDNEDNLRLITYALERGGYDVTSAKTGEEGFELTRKIKPYFIIMDINLPGIDGIETTKKIRQSDFDGSIPIIAITSYAMTGDREKVMEAGCNGYLEKPIDPLTIIDKIHEIIKGSSSK, encoded by the coding sequence ATGAAGACAGTATTAGTTATAGAGGACAATGAGGACAATCTCCGTCTGATAACCTATGCGCTTGAACGCGGCGGATATGATGTCACATCTGCAAAAACAGGCGAAGAAGGTTTTGAGCTGACAAGAAAAATAAAGCCTTATTTTATTATCATGGACATTAACCTCCCGGGCATTGACGGCATCGAGACAACAAAAAAAATAAGGCAGTCTGATTTTGACGGCAGTATTCCTATAATAGCTATTACATCCTATGCAATGACAGGAGACAGGGAAAAAGTCATGGAAGCAGGGTGCAACGGGTATCTGGAAAAACCGATTGATCCGTTGACGATAATAGATAAAATACATGAAATTATCAAAGGGTCAAGTAGTAAGTAG
- a CDS encoding PAS domain S-box protein produces the protein MPDAKDTTEKKHVLIINSYNPGYLWSDLEMEGIKSVFNASPNIQLHCEYLDTKRVFDKQHLLNVYKLFKHKFSRDRFDLILVSDNDAFEFIKKYRNKLFFGVPVVFCGINDYKDSMLKGQKKITGVIEVIDYKASIEVALKLRPSAKQVIVVSDRTKTGIAHENIVRGLIPEFQNRAKFVFLSLGNMTMKEMQEKLGRLEDDSLVLLLAHFKDKTGHVFSVQESVELLTKSSSVPCFVVTGDRVGLGVVGGMVVSGFYQGETAAKMALRILNGEPIEKIQVLKQSPNKYMFDYAGMKRWGIDEEYLPKGSIIKNRPYSFYRANELLVWSVICVFLLFALIIIALLSNIIRRRRIEATLLKKEERLSSIIETIPEGITIVDYNGKITFANKTAEAILRLEKSKLAERTYNDPAWNIAAIDGNFFPEEELPFAKVMRTKQPVFNIEHAIEHFDKTKTLLSINAAPLHDVKGNISGMIASITDITERKRAEEALRSITLRTEAILAAIPDIIMEVDNNKIYTWANKAGYEFFGDDVIGKEADLYFEGEQKTYNMVSPLFAGSEDIIYVESWQRRRDGERRLLAWWCRVLKDLSGTVIGALSTARDITERRHTEEALQEAYTEMEEKIKERTAELTEANAKLKELDRLKSMFIASMSHELRTPLNSVIGFSSIILNEWMGPLNKEQKQNLSSVLRSGKHLLALINDVIDVSKIEAGMIDINIEDFDLDPVIQEAVNVLKHEIQDKKLKLKVESIHQIMHTDKRRLLQAVMNLISNAVKFTEKGSVSVKSTFVTPSFIEISVEDTGIGIKEEDIPRLFSAFTRLDSHLKSTVSGTGLGLYLTKKLVQDILKGGIMVESKEGKGSRFTIRIPVTL, from the coding sequence TTGCCGGATGCAAAAGATACAACTGAAAAAAAGCATGTCCTGATAATCAATTCTTATAATCCCGGTTATCTATGGTCAGACCTTGAGATGGAAGGCATTAAGTCAGTATTTAATGCGAGTCCTAATATTCAACTTCATTGCGAATATCTTGATACAAAACGAGTTTTTGACAAACAACATTTGCTGAATGTATATAAACTTTTCAAGCATAAGTTCTCCAGAGATAGATTTGACTTGATTCTTGTTTCTGACAATGATGCATTTGAGTTTATAAAAAAATACCGCAATAAGCTCTTTTTTGGCGTGCCTGTTGTATTCTGCGGAATAAATGATTATAAAGATTCAATGCTCAAAGGACAGAAGAAGATAACAGGTGTTATAGAGGTCATAGATTACAAAGCATCAATAGAGGTTGCACTAAAACTCAGACCTTCCGCAAAACAGGTTATTGTTGTCAGCGACCGAACAAAAACAGGTATTGCCCATGAAAATATAGTGCGTGGTCTTATTCCTGAATTTCAGAATAGGGCAAAATTTGTTTTTCTGTCTTTGGGTAATATGACAATGAAAGAAATGCAGGAAAAACTTGGCAGATTGGAAGACGACAGCCTTGTGCTTCTTCTGGCGCATTTTAAGGATAAGACAGGCCATGTATTTAGTGTGCAGGAAAGCGTAGAGCTGCTTACAAAATCAAGCAGTGTCCCTTGTTTTGTTGTTACCGGTGACAGGGTAGGTCTTGGTGTTGTCGGCGGAATGGTTGTGAGCGGCTTTTATCAGGGTGAGACAGCGGCAAAAATGGCACTGCGTATTTTAAACGGAGAGCCTATTGAAAAAATACAAGTTTTAAAACAAAGCCCCAACAAATATATGTTCGATTATGCTGGGATGAAGAGATGGGGAATTGATGAAGAATATCTTCCTAAGGGAAGCATCATCAAAAACAGGCCTTATTCGTTCTATCGTGCAAATGAGCTTCTGGTCTGGTCTGTTATTTGTGTTTTTTTGCTTTTTGCATTGATTATCATTGCTTTGCTTTCTAATATAATCCGCCGTAGAAGAATTGAAGCAACATTGCTTAAAAAGGAAGAAAGGTTGTCTAGTATCATTGAAACTATTCCAGAAGGAATTACCATTGTTGATTATAACGGGAAGATAACATTTGCCAATAAGACTGCTGAGGCAATTTTAAGGCTGGAAAAAAGCAAGCTTGCAGAACGAACTTATAATGATCCTGCATGGAATATAGCAGCAATTGACGGAAACTTTTTTCCAGAAGAAGAACTCCCGTTTGCCAAAGTAATGCGAACCAAACAGCCAGTTTTTAACATAGAGCATGCTATTGAGCATTTTGATAAGACAAAAACACTATTATCCATAAATGCTGCACCGCTTCATGATGTAAAAGGAAATATCTCAGGCATGATTGCCTCAATCACTGACATCACCGAACGGAAGAGAGCAGAAGAGGCGTTGCGGTCCATAACTCTAAGAACCGAGGCAATACTGGCTGCAATTCCAGATATTATTATGGAAGTTGACAACAACAAAATATATACATGGGCAAACAAAGCAGGTTATGAATTTTTTGGTGATGATGTCATTGGAAAAGAAGCAGATTTATATTTTGAGGGGGAACAAAAGACTTACAACATGGTCAGCCCTTTATTTGCTGGAAGCGAGGATATTATTTATGTTGAAAGCTGGCAGCGACGAAGGGATGGAGAAAGGCGTCTTTTGGCTTGGTGGTGCCGTGTTCTTAAAGATTTAAGTGGAACTGTTATAGGAGCTTTGTCTACAGCAAGAGATATCACCGAGCGTAGGCACACAGAAGAAGCGCTTCAAGAAGCATATACTGAGATGGAAGAAAAAATTAAAGAGCGCACAGCAGAACTTACAGAAGCCAATGCTAAACTTAAAGAACTTGACCGCCTCAAATCCATGTTCATTGCCAGCATGAGCCATGAACTCAGGACGCCTTTAAATTCGGTCATAGGGTTTTCGAGCATTATTCTTAATGAATGGATGGGACCTTTGAACAAAGAACAAAAGCAGAATCTTTCTTCTGTCTTGAGGTCAGGCAAGCATCTGCTTGCGCTTATTAACGACGTGATAGATGTTTCAAAGATTGAGGCGGGAATGATAGACATAAATATCGAAGACTTTGATCTTGATCCTGTAATTCAAGAGGCAGTAAATGTTCTAAAACATGAGATTCAAGATAAAAAGCTTAAGCTTAAGGTTGAATCAATTCATCAGATAATGCACACAGACAAGCGAAGACTCCTTCAGGCTGTAATGAATCTGATCAGCAATGCAGTTAAGTTTACAGAAAAAGGAAGCGTGAGCGTAAAATCTACATTCGTTACTCCAAGTTTTATCGAAATCTCAGTTGAAGATACAGGGATAGGAATTAAAGAAGAGGATATCCCGAGGCTTTTTTCAGCATTTACTCGTCTGGACTCGCATCTAAAGTCAACAGTTTCAGGAACAGGGCTTGGTTTATATTTAACAAAAAAACTGGTGCAGGATATCTTAAAAGGTGGGATAATGGTAGAAAGCAAGGAAGGCAAGGGGAGCAGGTTTACGATAAGGATTCCGGTAACCCTATGA
- a CDS encoding AI-2E family transporter codes for MRSNRFYVLTSVSILVVLGYLTYIILKPFIGSLIWAAVFTIVFYPLYKLVLKFVKSKIVASSITVLIAILVIIGPLLSLFLLLIDELTTLAEKTDKGVIEFITDFFASERVSHFVSKVKSYFDLENVSPADIITGNIKAYGQSVVAHFSDWIKNITGLILDFVFMIFALFFFLKDGPDFLETIKYYLPFSDEQKQRLGREITDMVISTLYGGVMVSLIQGVMGGFAFFALNISSPVLWGAVMAVVSFLPVLGTFVVWGPVGIYLITTGSYAKGIALLVFGTLVIGIIDNMLRPIIVSGRTKIPTLFVLFSIIGGLSAFGIIGFIIGPLILALFFSVFAIFRSADED; via the coding sequence ATGAGGTCTAATAGATTTTATGTATTAACATCTGTTTCCATACTGGTTGTTCTAGGTTATCTCACTTATATTATATTAAAGCCTTTTATCGGATCGCTTATATGGGCTGCAGTTTTCACAATTGTGTTTTATCCTTTGTATAAGCTTGTGCTTAAATTCGTGAAGTCAAAGATAGTTGCATCTTCAATAACTGTTCTTATTGCGATACTTGTGATTATCGGTCCTCTGCTGTCATTGTTCCTTCTGCTCATAGACGAACTAACGACTCTTGCCGAGAAGACTGACAAAGGAGTCATAGAATTCATAACTGATTTTTTTGCTTCAGAAAGGGTTTCTCATTTTGTTTCAAAAGTCAAATCGTATTTCGATTTGGAGAATGTCTCTCCTGCAGATATCATAACAGGCAATATAAAAGCATACGGACAAAGTGTAGTGGCTCATTTTTCAGACTGGATAAAAAACATTACAGGCTTGATTCTGGACTTTGTTTTCATGATTTTTGCGCTTTTCTTTTTTTTGAAAGACGGCCCGGATTTTCTGGAAACAATAAAATACTACCTGCCTTTTTCAGATGAGCAGAAACAAAGACTCGGGAGAGAAATAACAGATATGGTAATATCAACTCTGTACGGCGGTGTTATGGTCTCATTGATTCAGGGAGTTATGGGAGGGTTTGCCTTTTTCGCCCTTAACATAAGTTCGCCTGTATTATGGGGAGCTGTTATGGCTGTTGTATCATTTCTCCCTGTTCTTGGAACCTTTGTTGTCTGGGGTCCGGTTGGTATTTACCTCATTACAACAGGAAGCTATGCAAAAGGCATAGCCCTTCTTGTTTTCGGCACTCTTGTAATAGGAATAATAGACAATATGCTCAGGCCGATAATAGTGAGCGGCAGGACAAAGATCCCCACGCTTTTTGTGCTATTCAGTATTATTGGAGGCCTTAGCGCCTTTGGCATTATCGGGTTCATAATAGGTCCTCTTATTCTTGCTCTTTTCTTCTCGGTATTTGCGATATTCAGAAGCGCAGATGAGGACTGA
- a CDS encoding gamma-glutamyl-gamma-aminobutyrate hydrolase family protein (Members of this family of hydrolases with an active site Cys residue belong to MEROPS family C26.), which translates to MPIIGITSDIAASGQKQLLKLNKEYADAVERAGGCPVILSPSKNIKTLAELIDALLIPGGGDLEPSYYKETNDFPLNIVSKERSDFEISLFHEIIKLRKPILGICYGMQLINVATGGSLYQDINSQVDDSLEHKDQGHSVEISKNKFFKEGKYTVNSFHHQAVKMLGDKLKAIAVSDDNIIEAICSEKYPFLLGVQWHPERMNDILSEAIFKTFVSKA; encoded by the coding sequence ATGCCGATCATAGGCATAACTTCAGACATTGCAGCATCTGGTCAGAAACAGCTTCTGAAACTCAATAAGGAATATGCAGATGCTGTTGAGAGAGCAGGCGGATGTCCTGTTATTCTTTCCCCTTCAAAAAATATCAAAACGCTTGCTGAATTAATAGATGCACTTCTTATTCCCGGTGGCGGTGATCTCGAACCTTCATATTACAAAGAAACTAATGATTTCCCGCTTAATATTGTCAGCAAGGAGAGGAGCGATTTTGAAATTTCTCTTTTTCATGAGATAATCAAATTAAGGAAGCCAATACTCGGGATATGCTATGGAATGCAGCTTATTAATGTTGCAACAGGAGGAAGCTTGTATCAGGATATAAATTCACAGGTCGATGATTCGCTGGAACACAAGGATCAAGGACATTCCGTGGAAATCTCGAAAAACAAATTTTTCAAAGAAGGTAAATATACTGTGAATTCCTTTCATCATCAGGCTGTCAAAATGCTTGGAGATAAGCTAAAGGCGATAGCTGTTTCTGACGATAATATTATCGAAGCAATATGCAGTGAAAAGTATCCATTCCTTCTTGGGGTGCAGTGGCATCCTGAAAGAATGAACGACATATTATCAGAAGCGATTTTTAAAACATTTGTGTCAAAGGCGTGA
- the pheT gene encoding phenylalanine--tRNA ligase subunit beta — MRLPLGWLKDFIHFTLSPDDLAGKLTMIGLEVEAKELVEGDTVFEVNVTPNRPDCLSIFGIARELSAILNIPLKLPEYMVKEEVVRPDFKIEILDPDLCQRYAGRIIKNVKVGESPDWLKRKILQCGMRSVNNIVDVTNYVLIELGHPLHAFDLKTLKGGTIKVGIAGKDNKIKTLDGIERKLPDEALLIWDAEDPIAVAGIMGGLDTEVSDSTKDIFLESAFFNPASIRKTSKTLGLKTEASYRFEREADVEFLSTTLDRAAFLIHQAAGGKVYKKIDVYSKKHPPRSIIVKIDKVNKILGTKLNIEDMISIVKRLNIEVVNKTKESFSITPPSFRLDIKRDIDVIEEIARLYGYHKIKTTIPRAVISAGVSDRRHDVLLAIQDVIRKDGFNEAVNFSFMNEAELDKLELPENDRRRKSLPVKNPLRKEESLLRTTLIPSLINNFMYNFARGVKDIRLFETAKVFENIERPLPLEISSLAGIYYREKSHSLWKDESHSFYSVKGMLESLIDFLHIKVRTFSKSREPFLHPGQSCDINAGGTKVGFVGSLSPVVVDKLDLKITKPEIIIFEIDVDRLISLAPQSIKYSSIPKFPYVERDLAIVVDDEVSSFDIEKLIRAYPSELIEDVSVFDLYKGKNIPDGKKSMAFTIRLRSKNKTLAETDIEELHKGIISYLKTEAGGEVRV; from the coding sequence ATGCGTTTACCCTTAGGATGGTTAAAAGATTTTATTCATTTTACACTGAGCCCTGATGATCTTGCAGGCAAACTGACAATGATAGGTCTTGAAGTTGAGGCCAAAGAGCTTGTTGAAGGTGATACTGTTTTTGAAGTTAATGTTACTCCAAACAGGCCTGACTGCCTGAGCATATTTGGGATTGCAAGAGAACTTTCCGCAATCCTTAACATACCTTTAAAACTTCCCGAATATATGGTTAAGGAGGAAGTAGTAAGGCCTGATTTCAAGATTGAGATACTCGATCCGGATCTCTGTCAGAGATATGCAGGCAGAATAATAAAGAATGTTAAAGTCGGAGAATCTCCTGACTGGCTGAAGAGAAAGATTTTACAATGCGGTATGAGGTCAGTCAATAATATTGTTGATGTCACAAACTATGTGTTGATTGAGTTAGGCCATCCGCTGCATGCATTTGATCTCAAGACGCTGAAAGGCGGAACAATAAAGGTCGGGATCGCAGGAAAAGATAATAAAATTAAAACACTCGACGGGATCGAAAGAAAACTGCCTGACGAAGCGCTTCTTATATGGGACGCAGAAGATCCAATTGCTGTTGCAGGGATTATGGGCGGCTTAGATACAGAAGTTTCTGATTCTACAAAAGATATTTTTCTTGAAAGCGCATTTTTTAATCCTGCTTCAATACGAAAGACATCTAAAACACTTGGATTAAAGACTGAGGCTTCATATCGTTTCGAGAGAGAGGCGGATGTCGAATTTTTAAGCACTACTCTTGACAGAGCTGCTTTTTTAATACATCAGGCTGCCGGCGGCAAGGTCTATAAAAAAATTGATGTTTATTCAAAAAAGCATCCTCCCAGATCAATAATAGTAAAAATTGACAAGGTGAACAAAATTCTTGGCACAAAATTAAACATTGAAGATATGATCAGCATAGTCAAGAGATTAAATATCGAAGTGGTTAATAAGACAAAAGAATCATTCAGCATCACTCCGCCTTCTTTCAGACTTGATATAAAGAGAGATATTGATGTGATCGAAGAAATAGCGAGACTCTACGGATATCACAAAATAAAAACCACGATCCCAAGAGCTGTTATATCTGCCGGTGTGTCTGACAGGAGACATGATGTTCTTTTAGCGATACAAGATGTCATAAGAAAGGACGGATTCAACGAAGCTGTAAACTTCAGCTTTATGAACGAGGCCGAGCTCGATAAGCTTGAACTGCCTGAAAATGACAGAAGGCGCAAGTCTCTGCCTGTAAAAAATCCTTTGAGAAAAGAAGAATCTTTGCTCAGAACAACACTGATACCCTCTCTGATAAATAATTTCATGTATAATTTTGCGCGCGGCGTAAAAGATATAAGGCTTTTTGAAACAGCAAAGGTTTTTGAGAATATTGAAAGGCCGCTGCCTCTTGAGATATCAAGCCTTGCAGGAATCTACTATAGAGAAAAAAGTCATTCTCTCTGGAAAGATGAAAGCCACAGTTTTTACTCTGTAAAGGGGATGTTGGAATCATTAATAGATTTTCTTCATATAAAAGTCCGTACATTTTCAAAATCAAGAGAACCTTTCCTGCATCCCGGACAGTCATGCGATATCAATGCAGGCGGAACTAAGGTAGGTTTTGTCGGCTCGCTTTCGCCTGTTGTGGTCGATAAGCTTGATCTTAAGATAACAAAGCCTGAAATTATTATTTTTGAGATAGATGTCGACCGTCTAATATCTCTTGCGCCTCAGTCAATAAAATATTCCTCAATCCCGAAATTTCCTTATGTTGAGAGGGATCTGGCTATAGTTGTGGACGATGAAGTAAGTTCTTTTGATATAGAAAAGCTTATAAGGGCATATCCGTCAGAATTAATAGAGGATGTATCTGTTTTTGATCTGTATAAAGGCAAAAATATCCCTGACGGCAAAAAGAGCATGGCTTTTACAATCAGGCTGAGGTCAAAAAACAAAACTCTGGCTGAGACAGACATAGAAGAACTTCATAAAGGCATTATCAGCTACCTCAAAACTGAGGCTGGCGGAGAAGTAAGAGTCTGA
- a CDS encoding DUF2914 domain-containing protein, translated as MKKQIALTIILAVMAFLVFFSITAESSEFTIERMVTSAGVENKEPVDVKDTFPANVEKVFCFIEARNITEDSIITVVWSNAGTEILKTELQLKKGSKWRTFANKNIHGIKGDWKVEVKDSQGNIVKAVNFKVE; from the coding sequence ATGAAAAAACAGATTGCACTTACAATTATCCTTGCAGTAATGGCTTTTTTAGTATTTTTCTCAATTACTGCTGAAAGCTCAGAATTCACAATAGAGCGCATGGTAACATCAGCTGGAGTTGAAAACAAAGAACCTGTAGATGTAAAAGACACCTTTCCTGCAAACGTCGAGAAAGTTTTCTGTTTTATAGAAGCACGCAATATTACAGAAGACTCGATAATAACTGTTGTCTGGTCTAATGCAGGCACTGAAATACTAAAGACAGAACTTCAGCTAAAAAAGGGTTCTAAATGGAGAACATTCGCAAATAAAAATATTCATGGGATAAAGGGCGACTGGAAAGTTGAGGTTAAAGACAGTCAGGGGAATATTGTAAAGGCAGTAAACTTTAAGGTCGAATAA
- a CDS encoding YajQ family cyclic di-GMP-binding protein: MADEHSFDIVSRVDMQEVLNAVQQSTKEISQRFDFKGSKSSIELSKEKTEITILSDDENKLKSVIDILQTKFVKRNVSLKSLSYGKIEQASGGTVRQLITIQQGIQQEKAKEIVKLIKDSKIKVQAEIQKDQLRVKAKKIDDLQTIMGLIKSKDFGIHLEFVNYR; encoded by the coding sequence ATGGCAGATGAGCATTCATTCGATATTGTAAGCAGGGTTGATATGCAGGAAGTACTGAATGCCGTGCAGCAGTCAACAAAGGAGATAAGCCAGAGATTTGACTTTAAAGGAAGCAAAAGCAGCATAGAACTCAGCAAGGAAAAAACTGAAATAACAATTCTCTCTGATGACGAGAATAAACTAAAAAGCGTTATAGACATACTCCAGACAAAGTTTGTAAAAAGAAATGTGTCTCTCAAATCTTTAAGTTATGGGAAAATCGAACAAGCAAGCGGGGGAACTGTAAGGCAGTTAATCACAATACAGCAGGGAATCCAGCAGGAAAAAGCAAAAGAGATTGTTAAGCTGATAAAAGATTCAAAAATTAAAGTGCAGGCAGAAATACAAAAAGACCAGTTAAGAGTGAAGGCTAAAAAAATAGATGACCTCCAAACAATTATGGGACTTATAAAATCCAAGGACTTCGGAATTCATCTGGAATTTGTAAATTACAGATAA
- the pheS gene encoding phenylalanine--tRNA ligase subunit alpha yields the protein MADIASLKKIFLGELETAASVAELQNLRVKYLGRKGLITEELKALPKLSVEEKKIMGKSLNELKDYIESEISSKEKILSKKDLNKRLVSESIDITLPGKSHSFGREHPITKVLNEISDIFVQMGFSVEEGPEVELDYYNFEALNFPKNHPARDMQDTFFVTDDVILRTHTSPVQVRVMEKKKPPLRFIAPGKVYRCDADVSHTPMFHQVEGMMVDTDVSFSDLKGVLELFIHRMFGPEVPLRFRPSFFPFTEPSAEIDMGCILCKGKGCSVCKNSGWLEILGAGMVNPRVFEMVGYDSEIYTGFAFGMGVERIAMLKYSIDDIRLFFENDIRFLRQF from the coding sequence ATGGCTGATATTGCTTCATTGAAAAAAATATTCCTTGGAGAACTGGAGACAGCTGCCTCAGTAGCTGAACTCCAGAATCTCAGGGTAAAATATCTCGGCAGAAAAGGCTTAATCACAGAAGAACTAAAAGCCCTTCCCAAGCTGTCTGTCGAAGAAAAAAAAATAATGGGCAAGTCCTTGAATGAACTCAAGGATTATATTGAATCAGAAATATCTTCAAAAGAAAAAATCCTCAGCAAAAAAGACCTTAACAAAAGGCTTGTCTCCGAGTCCATAGACATAACGCTCCCGGGTAAAAGTCATTCATTCGGCAGAGAACATCCCATTACAAAAGTATTAAATGAGATATCAGATATATTTGTGCAGATGGGATTCAGCGTTGAAGAAGGTCCTGAGGTTGAACTGGATTATTATAATTTCGAGGCTCTTAATTTTCCTAAAAACCATCCTGCAAGAGATATGCAGGATACATTTTTTGTCACGGATGATGTGATATTAAGAACACACACCTCGCCTGTTCAGGTCAGGGTAATGGAAAAAAAGAAACCGCCCTTGAGATTTATCGCTCCTGGCAAGGTTTACAGATGTGATGCAGATGTTTCCCATACTCCGATGTTTCATCAGGTAGAGGGGATGATGGTTGACACAGATGTATCATTCAGCGACTTAAAAGGAGTGCTTGAATTGTTCATACACAGGATGTTTGGACCTGAGGTGCCTTTGAGATTCAGACCCAGTTTTTTCCCTTTTACCGAGCCCTCTGCAGAGATAGATATGGGCTGCATCCTATGTAAAGGCAAAGGGTGCAGCGTGTGCAAAAATTCAGGATGGCTCGAGATCCTCGGCGCAGGCATGGTAAACCCCCGCGTATTTGAGATGGTGGGCTACGATTCCGAGATTTACACAGGATTTGCATTTGGCATGGGAGTCGAAAGAATAGCCATGCTCAAATACTCTATAGACGATATCAGGCTCTTTTTTGAAAACGATATCAGATTCCTTAGACAGTTTTAA
- the rplT gene encoding 50S ribosomal protein L20 has protein sequence MPRAKGGFKTRRRRKKVLERAKGYYSAKSRLFRIATEAVDKAMQYAYRDRRNKKREFRALWIIRINAAVRAAGMTYSGFMTGLKKINSGLNRKVLADMAYNDPSGFSKLAETVKKNIAA, from the coding sequence ATGCCGAGGGCTAAAGGTGGTTTTAAAACCAGAAGAAGAAGAAAGAAAGTACTTGAGAGGGCAAAAGGCTATTACAGCGCTAAAAGCCGCCTTTTCAGAATAGCAACAGAAGCAGTAGATAAGGCAATGCAGTATGCCTACAGAGACAGAAGGAACAAGAAGCGTGAATTCCGTGCGCTTTGGATAATAAGAATAAATGCTGCAGTCCGAGCTGCCGGCATGACCTATAGTGGTTTTATGACCGGGCTTAAGAAAATAAACAGCGGTCTTAACAGAAAAGTTCTTGCTGATATGGCATACAATGATCCGTCTGGATTCAGCAAACTTGCAGAAACTGTTAAAAAGAACATTGCTGCCTAA
- the rpmI gene encoding 50S ribosomal protein L35, which yields MPKMKTHRGAAKRFKLTGSGKIKRSKANKSHILTGKPSKRMRKLRKGSFVDKTQEKSIKKLLNK from the coding sequence ATGCCTAAGATGAAGACACACAGGGGAGCGGCCAAGAGATTTAAACTTACAGGCTCTGGAAAGATAAAAAGAAGCAAGGCTAATAAAAGCCATATTCTTACAGGGAAACCATCAAAGAGGATGAGAAAATTAAGAAAAGGATCATTCGTAGACAAGACTCAGGAAAAAAGCATAAAAAAACTATTAAACAAATAA
- the infC gene encoding translation initiation factor IF-3: MSKNIRVNEYIRAKEVRLIDDEGKQVGVVPTKEALKIAEEKDLDLVEVSPEANPPVCKILDFGKYKYRLGKKQTAGKKIDVKEVKVRPQIDIHDLELKVRNIRRFLDDGNKAKVTMFFRGREMARPELGMLVFDRIKELLPGEYNIEMVPKLEGKNITMVLGPK, encoded by the coding sequence ATAAGTAAAAATATTAGAGTAAACGAGTATATCAGGGCAAAGGAAGTGCGGCTTATTGATGATGAAGGCAAACAGGTAGGAGTTGTTCCTACAAAAGAGGCATTAAAGATCGCAGAAGAAAAAGATCTTGACCTAGTAGAGGTTTCACCAGAGGCAAATCCTCCTGTATGCAAGATTCTTGATTTCGGAAAATATAAATACAGACTCGGGAAAAAACAGACCGCAGGCAAAAAGATTGATGTTAAGGAAGTAAAGGTAAGGCCTCAGATCGATATCCATGATCTGGAACTTAAAGTAAGAAATATCAGAAGGTTTTTAGATGACGGAAACAAGGCAAAGGTCACTATGTTCTTCAGAGGAAGAGAAATGGCAAGGCCTGAACTGGGCATGCTGGTTTTTGACAGAATAAAAGAACTGCTTCCAGGAGAATACAACATAGAGATGGTGCCTAAACTTGAAGGCAAGAATATTACTATGGTTTTAGGACCAAAGTAA